From the genome of Agromyces intestinalis:
CGACCTGGACGTCGACCGCGTCGTCGACCGCGACCGGTTCTTCGATGCGGTCTCACGCATGATGCGGTCGTACTCGGCCTGCGCGGCCTTCTGCTCCTTCGCCCGCTGCTTCTCGATCGCCGCCTGCTGCTTGGCGTACTCGGCGTCGGCGGCCGCCTTCGCCTTCGCGTCCTCGGCCGCCTTCGCCGCGGCGGCCGCGGCGTTCAGCTTCGCGGTGAGGATCTCGCCGGCCGACTCGCGGTCGACCGGGGTGCCGTACTTCGCCTGCAGCGGCGAGGCGGCGACGGCGGAGTCGATCTGCGCGTCGGGCGTGGGCGACATGAGGGCCTGCGGGGCGCGCAGGCGGGTCCACGCGACGGGGCTCGGCGCGCCGTTCTCGTTCATGACGGTGACGACCGCCTCACCGGTGCCGAGGCTCGTGAGCACGCTCTCGAGGTCGTACGCCGACTTCGGGTATGTCGAGACGGTGGCGCGCAGCGCCTTCGCGTCGTCGGGCGTGAACGCGCGCAGCTGGTGCTGGATGCGCGATCCGAGCTGGGCGAGCACGTCGGCCGGCACGTCCTTCGGGGTCTGCGTGACGAAGAACACGCCGACGCCCTTCGAGCGGATGAGCCGCACCGTCCGCACGATCTGCGCCTGGAAGTCCTTCGAGGCATCCGCGAACAGGAGGTGGGCTTCGTCGAAGAAGAACACCAGTTTCGGCTGGTCGAGGTCGCCGACCTCGGGCAGGTCGTTGAACAGGTCGGCGAGCAGCCACATCAGGAACGTCGAGTAGAGCGCGGGTCGGTCGGCCACGCCGGGTACCTCGAGCAGACTGATGATGCCGCGACCGTCGGATGCCACGCGCAGGAACTCGGCGGTGTCGATCTCGGGTTCGCCGAAGAACACGTCGGCGCCGGCCTCGGCGAACGCGACGAGCTCGCGCAGGATCACGCCGACCGTGGCTTTGGACAGGCCGCCGAGCGCGTCGAGCTCGCCCTTGCCTTCGTCGGAGACGAGGTACTGCAGCACGGCCCGCAGGTCGGCGAGGTCGAGCAACGCGAGCCCCTGGTCTTCGGCGTAGTGGAAGACGAGGCCGAGGCTCGACTCCTGGGTGTCGTTGAGGCCCAGCACCTTCGACAGCAGCAGCGGGCCGAACCCCGCGACGGTAGCCCGGATCGGGACGCCCCTGCCGATGCCGCCGAGCGAGAAGAACTCGACCGGGAAGCTCGCGGGCGTCCAGTCCTGCCCGATGCCCCGCGTGCGGGCGAGCAGCTTCTCGCTGCCCTCGCCCGAGGTCGCGAGCCCCGACAGGTCGCCCTTGATGTCGGCGGCGAACACGGCGACCCCGGCCGCGGAGAGCTGCTCGGCGAGCACCTGCAGCGTGCGGGTCTTGCCGGTGCCGGTCGCGCCCGCGACGAGCCCGTGCCGGTTCGTCATCGCGATCGGGATGCGCACCTGCACCGCGGGGTCGGCCTCGCCGTTCACGAGTGCGCCGAGCTCGAGCGCGGTGCCGTCGAACGCGTACCCGGCGGCGACCGCGCCCGCCTCCGCTGCGGTGAGCGGAGCATTCGGTCCCGGCGACTCCGGCACTGATGCGCCAGTGGCATCAGTGCCGGAGTCGCCGGCGGCGGATGCGGTGTCGGGTGCCGGCGCGGCCGACTCGCGAGCCGCGTCAGCGGCCACGTCAGCGGCGGCCTGCGCGGCGGCGGCCTGCGCATCGGCGGCGGCCTGCGCGGCGGCGGCGGCCTCCTCGGCCTTGCGGATCGCCTCCTGCGCCTGGCGCTGCAGTTCCTGTGCCGCTTCGGCCGCCGCCTGGGCGGCAGCCTGCGCCTTCGCGACCGCGTCGTCATCCCCCATGGGGCGATCCTAGCGACGGGGTGCGAGCGGGTGCAGGCTCGTCTCGGCGGCCTTCACGGCGAGCCACACCTCGCTGCCCGGCGCGAGCTCGAGCTCGGCGACGGCGGCGGCCGTCACGTCGGCGTGCACGGGCGGGGCGCCGAATCGCAGTCGCACCCCGCCGCCCGGCGACGGCTCGATCGCCGTGACGCGGTCGTGCCACACGTTGCGCAGGCTCGTCCGCTCGGGCCGCCGGGTCGCGACCACGACCGACGACGGACGGAAGACGGCGGCCGCCGACGCCCCCTCGACCAGCGGTTCGGCAGCGTCGCCGGTGAAGGTCGCCTCGCCCGCCACGACGATGCCATCGGCGGCGGCGCCGACGACGAGGTTCACGCCGGCGAGCGCGGCCGTGAACGGGCTGCGCGGCGCAGCCAGCACCTCGCGGGTGGGCCCGGTGTCGACGATGCGGCCGCGCTCGAGCACGGCGGTGCGGTCGGCGAGCACGACCGCGTCGATGACGTCGTGGCTCACGACGACGGCCGACGTGCCCGATGCGGCCAGCTGCTCGCGGAGCATCCAGCGCAGCTCGGGCACCACCTCCACGTCCAGCGACGCGAACGGCTCGTCCAGCAGCAGCAGCGCCGGGCGCGCCGCAAGGGCGCGTGCGATCGCAACCCGCTGCCGCTGCCCGCCGGACAGCTCGGCCGGGCGGCGGTGCGCCAGGCCGTCGAGCCCGACCCGGGCCAGCCAGGATGCGGCGAGCGCGGTCGCGTCGCGTCGGGGCATCCCGGCCGCGCGGGGACCGAACGCGACGTTCTCGAGGGCGGTCAGGTGCGGGAACAGGGTCGGATCCTGCCCGAGCAGCCCGATCCGGCGCCGCTCGGGGCGCACGAACGTCGACGACCGGTCGGATGCCTCGGCGAGCGTGCGACCGTCGAGCTCGATGCGGCCCGCGGCGGGGCGCAGCACGCCCGCGAGCAGCGCGAGCACGGTCGACTTCCCGGCGCCGTTCGGGCCGAGCAGGGCGAGCACCTCGCCCGCGCCGACCGCGAACGCCACCTCGAGGTCGAACCCGTCGCGCACGAGCCGCAGTCGCGCGTCGAGCGCACCGCCCGCCGCCGCGGTCGAGGCCGCCGGTTCGCGCGTCATCCGACGCTCCCGGGGCGCCAGCCGCGCACCAGCACGAGGATCACGATCGCCACGACCAGCAGGAGCAGCGACAGCGCCACGGCCGCCCCCTGCCCGACGCCCGAACCGTTGAACGCCGTGTAGATCGCGAGCGGCATGGTGCGGGTCGTGCCGGCGGCGTTGCCCGCGAACAGCGCGGTCGCACCGAACTCGCCGAGGGCGCGCGCGAAGCAGAGCACCGTGCCGGCGACCAGCCCCGGCGCGGCGAGCGGCAGCGTGACCCGGCGGAACGTCGTCCACCGGCCCGCGCCGAGCGTGGCGGCGGCCTGCTCGTACCGGGTGCCCGCGCTGCGCACCGTGCCCTCGACCGCCAGCACCAGGAACGGCAGCGCCACGAACGCCTGCGCGATCACCACCGCCGCGGTCGTGAACGGCAGCCGCAGCCCCAGCCCGGCGTCGAGCCACTGGCCGACGAGCCCCGTGCGCCCCAGCAGGAACAGCAGCGCGATACCGCCCACCATCGGCGGCAGCACGAGCGGAATCGTGACGAGCGCCCGCAGCCAGCCCGCGACCCGCGGCGTCGCACGGGCGATCACCAGCGCGAGGGGAACGCCGACCACGAGGCATCCGATCGTTGCGAGCGCACCCGTCACGAGCGAGAGCCGCAGCGCGTCGATCGCCTCGGGCGAGGTGACGTCGGCCGCGAGGGTCGACCAATCGACCCGCGCGACGAGCGCGGCCAGCGGCAGGACGAGGACGACGACCGCGAGCGCCGCGGGCACGAGCAGCAGCGGCGGGATCGCCCCGAGCGGCGACGGCTCGACGCGAGCACCCGCCCTGCCGCCGGCGCGGGTCACGGAGCGCCGAAACCGTACTCGGCGAGGAGCGCCTGCCCCTCGTCGCTCAGCACGAACGCGACGAACGCAGCGGCCACATCGGGGTTGCCCGCTGCGGCCAGCGCGGCGATCGGGTACCGGTTCACGACCTCGTCGGCGTTGGCCGGCACGATCGTCTCGACCTCGTCGCCCGCGGCGACCGCGTCGGTCGAGTACACCAGGCCCGCGTCGGCCTCGCCCGCACGCACCTTGGTGAGCACGGCGGTCACGTTCTGCTCCTCGCTGACCGGGGTCAGCGTCACGCCGTCGAGGTCGAGCAGCTGGTGCGACGCCGCGCCGCAGGGCACCTCGGGCGCGCACAGCACCACCTGCAGGTCGGGGTTCGCGAGGTCCTCGATCGCGGCCACGCCGCCCGGGTTGCCGGCGGGCACGACGATGCGCAGCGTGTTCGTCGCGAACAGCTCGGGGTCGGCCGCGAGCAGGCCCGCGTCGTCGACGGTCGCCATCGTGCGCTCGTCGGCCGAGGCGAACACGTCGGCCGGCGCCCCCTCGACGAGCTGGGTCGCGAGGGTCGACGAGCCGTCGTACACGATGGGCAGCACATCCACCCCGGGGTGCTCGGCCTCGAACTCGGCCGCGAGCTCGTCGAACGCGGCGGTGAGCGAGGCGGCCGCGTACACGGTCAGCTCGCCCTCGAGGGCGGGAGCATCGGATGTCTCCTCCGGCGCCGCGGACGTGGCGGTCGGGCTCGACGAGGCGCATCCGGCGAGGGCAGCGAGCAGGGCGAGCGCGGCACCGGCGCCGGCGGCGCGGCGGACGAGGCGGTTCGGGTTCACGGGGTTCCTCCGGGGGTTTCGACGATGACGGTGGTGGCTTTGACGACGGCGACCGCGAGCGACCCGACCTCCAGCGCGAGATCGTCGACGGCCTCGGCCGACATCAGCGACACGACCCGGTGCGGGCCGGCCTGGATGTCGACCTGGGCCATGACGCCGTCTCGCTGCACGCGAGTGACGAGCCCGACGAACCGGTTGCGGGCGCTGCGTGCGACGCCCGACGGGTCCTCGGCGGCGGACGCGAGGTCGACGGCACGGCGCGCGGCGTCCGCGCCGTCGACCACGAGGCGACCGTGTTCGTCGTGTTCGGCGGCGAGCACACCCTGGTCGACCCAGCGGCGCACGGTGTCGTCGCTCACGCCGAGCAGGCCGGCGACCTCGGAGATCCGGAATTGCGGCATGAATTGGAGGATAGTGCCGCAATTGCGGAGTTGTCGAGGCGGTCGAGCAGTGCGTCGCGCCTACGCCGACGCAGATTCCGGCACCGGCTCCGACTCCGGCGCCGGCAGCGCCCGCCCGGTCTCGAGGTACGACTTGAAGCTGGACAGCAGGTGCGGCCAGACCTCGCCGGCCTCGATCCGTGCCGGGTGCCCCTCGCTCCACTCGTCGCTCGTGAACGTCAGTTTCGTCAGCGCATCGCCCGCGGGCTCGATGCGCCACGTCATGCGGCTCACGAGGTCGGCGTGGTTCTCGCGGTACGTCGCCCCGGGGTGCTCGGTGAGCTGCAGCACGTGCGGCGCGTCGGCTTGGAGGACGTCGCCGTACACGTGCACGGTCTCGTCGCCGTCCTGACCGGGGCCGACATACTCGTACCGGGAGCCCGGAAGCAGGTCCCCGCGCAGCACACTGCCCCACATCACGGCGCGGTTGCCGGCGTCGCCGGTGATCGCCTCCCACACCTGCTCGGGCGTGGCGGCGACGTACAGGGTCATCTCGAATTCCACGGTGTTCTCCGTCTCGGCGTTCATGACCTCGACGCTACGGACGCGGCGGCCGCGCGGATTGAACGAACGCGACACCGCGGGTCGACGGTGTCGGCGGCCGGCCGTAGGTTGGCCGGGTGAGCACGCAGGGCGGCCAGTACTGGCGGGCGCGAGCGGGCGCGCCGCGCAGCCGCGGCGTCCTCGTGGCCGGGCAGGGCGCGCCCACCGTCGTCGAGGCCGCGCCCGGTGCGCCGCCCACGGCGGAGGAGCCGGTGCGGATGCCGCGGATCGCGCCGAACGAAGCGCTCGCCGGGCTCGTGCGGCACTACTGGATCCCCCGCTGGCGGTTGCCGCCCGGTCGGGCGGCGACGCAGCGCGTGCTCGAGTACCCCTCGGCGAACCTCGTCGTCGAGCCCGGCACCACCGCCGCGGTGCACGGCCCGTCGATCGGCCTCGCTGAGCGCACGCTCGAGGGCGAGGGGTACGCCTTCGGCGTCGCGCTGCAACCCGGTGTCGCGCCGCTGCTGACGGGCCGACCGGCGCGCGAGATCGTCGGCGCCGCAGTGCCCGTGCCGGGCCTCGACGGCCTGTCGCGCACGGTGGCCGACGCGGTCGACGCCGGGCTCGACCACGCCGCGGTCGAGACCTTCGAACGCTGGTTCGCCGCACGCGATCTGCGCCCCTCCCCCGACGCGCGGCTGGTGCGAACGGTGATCGCGCAGGCCGAAGACGACCGGTCGATCGTGCGGGTCGAGCAGCTCGCCGCGTTCGCGGGGGTCGGTGTGCGCCGGCTCGAACGCCTGGTGCGCGAACAGCTCGGGCTGACGCCGCGGTGGCTCATCCGCCGGTATCGGTTGCAGGAGGCCGCGACGCGGCTCGCGGCATCCGACCCGCTCGACCGCGCGGGCACCCTCGCCGACCTGGCCGCCGAACTCGGCTACGCCGATCAGGCGCACTTCACGCGCGAGTTCCGCACCGTGATCGGCGTTCCGCCGGGTCGCTACCTGCGCGAGGCGACCGCGGGCAGGATGGACGCATGAGCTCTGTCGGGCCGTCCTCGCCCGGGCGTCGCGCCGAGGGCGCGCTGCTGGCCAAATGGATGCTTCGCCACGACGGCGAGCCGCTGACGACCGCGTCGAGCCGGCTCATCCCCGTGCGCACCGCCGACGGCGAGCCCGCCATGCTGAAGCTCGCGCACGTCGAGGAGGAGGAGCGCGGCGCCCACCTGCTCGCCGCGCTCGACGGGCACGGCGCCGCGCGCGTCCTGCGTCTCGAGGGCGCCGCGGCCCTGCTCGAGCGCGCCACCGGGCACGGCGACCTGGCGCGGCTGCCCGCGCAGGGGCGCGACGACAAGGCCACGAGGATCATGTCCCGCGCGGCGCAGCGGCTGCACGATGCATCCCGCCTCGTGTTCGACGCGTCCGACCCGCCCGAGCTCATCGACCTGCGCACCTGGTTCCGCGAGCTGTTCGCGCGGGCTGATGCGCAGAGCGCGCTGCATCGGCGCGGCGCGGATCTCGCGAATGCGCTGCTCGACGACGGCCCCGAGCCGTCGGTGCTGCACGGCGACGTGCACCACGGCAACGTGCTCGACTTCGGCGCACGCGGTTGGCTGCTCATCGACCCCAAGGCGCTCGTCGGGGACGCGCTGTTCGACTTCTGCAATCTGCTCTGCAATCCGTCGCTCGAGTTCGCGCTCCGCCCCGGGCGGCTCGAGCGCCAGTTCGCGGTCGTCGTGCACTCGGCGCGGCTCACGGTCGACGATGCCGCACGGCTCGGGCACTGGCTCGTGGCGTGGTGCGCGCTGTCGTCGACGTGGTTCGAGATCGCCGACGACCCCGGGCGGGCCGCGCAGGTCGCCGCGATCGGCGAACGGGCAGTCGCCGCCGGGCTCGGCTGAGCCGACCCGTTGCGCCCGAACCGGCCCGGAGGGTGATCGCGTCTTGAGTGCCGCCTATCCCGATGCCCGCGCGTAGGCCCACGACCAGTCCCTCGCGAACGTGCCGACCCTCGCACGGCTCGAAGCGTTCGCCTTCCAGGCGCACCCCGAGATCGTCGAGTCGTTCGGTGCCGAGGGGCGGTCAGCGGTCAGCGCTGCTCAGCGGTCGGCGCTGCTCAGCGGTCGGCGCTGCTCAGCGGTCGGCGCTGCTGATGCCGGCCGGCACGTCGGTCGCGGCGGGCTGCGCCGTCGCCGACCACAGGCCGCCGACCACGGCGGCCGCGGCGCACCAGACGGCCGCCCAGGCGACCACGGGCACGGGCCGCACACGGACCTGCATCGATGAGCGGGCAGACATGGGATCCGACGGTACGCGAGCCCGCCTGACCGAAAGCTGAGCACCGCTCACCTGCGCGACGTGCGCGATCCGGTCACCGCGCCTCGAGATCGGGGTCGTCGGCAGTGAACACGTAGTCGCCGCGCGCATCGAGCTCGGGTCGCAGCCCGCCGGCGGACGCCGCCGCGAACGCGACCCGGCTGCGCTCGCGCAACTCGCGCGCGATGTCGGGCGCGCCCTCGCGCACCGCCTCGAAGTCGGCGACGAGCGCGAGTCCCTCACCGTCGGCATGCCACGCCGGCTGGGGCCGACGCTCGAGCGCCCGCCGCACGCGCGGCGAGTCGAGCCGCCAGCGCACCTCGAACCGATCGCTGCGGTCGTCGAGGTTGATCGCGTCGCGCAGCTCGCCGTAGAAGTCGGGCAGATAGGCGCCGACCTCGGCCCCGAGCCGGACCAGGTTCATGCGGGCGTTGCGCCGGATGAGCGGATCGTACGTCCAACGGATCTCGTCGACGCCGTGCGCGAGGCACACCGCTCGCTGCCGCAGCTTCAGCGCGACGCCGACACCCCGGCCCCGGTGGGCCGGGTCGACGGCGTTCATGTGGGAGTGCAGGTGGATGCCTCCGGCCCAGCCGAGGAACCCGAACGCGGCCCCGACGATCGGCCCGGATGCGTCGGCCGACGCCGGCGGCGGTGCATCCCGCCCCGAAGCATCCGTGCCCGGTGCATCCCGCCCCGAAGCATCCGTGCCCGGCGTCGCCGGAACCGCGACCAGCACCGTCGCACCCGCGTATCCGGCCGCCCGCAGCAGCGACCGGTCGGGCCCGGTGCCCGCGCCCCAGGTGGCCTCGAACCGGGCGATCACCGCATCGAGCTCATCGGCGCGCGCGGCCCTGGTGACGACGCCCACGGTCGCGTCCTCGGCATCCGCTGCCGCCGCAGCCGCGCCCGACGTCGAGGAGTCGGTCGGGTCGATCATGCGGCGAGACGATCCTGCATGCCCCAGGCCTGCCCGTAGCCGCCCTCGTCCTCAGGACGGGCCATCAGCTCGAGGAACGGCACCGCGTCGAACGCCTCGGGGCCGAGCACGCCGCTGCCCGCCCACGTGCCCGACGCGAGCAGCTCGAGCGCGATCACGGGGTTGAGGGCCGTCTGCCAGACGACGCACTGGGCCTCGTACTCGCGCATCGTCCACTCGTTGTCGCTCACGTGGTACAGGTACACCTCGCGCGGCGCGCCCTCGCGGCCGGTGCCGGTCACCCACAACCCCGCGCACGTCTTGCCGGTCATTCGAGGGCCGATCGTGGCCGGATCGGGCAGGGCTGCCGCGACCACATCGCGCGGCGCGACCTCGACCGGGCCGGACACGCCGGCTGCGGCGCCGCGCACCCGGATCGGGGTCGTCGAGTCGAGGCCCAGCAGGTGCAGCGTCCGCAGCACGCCGATGAACTCCTCGCCGAGGCCGTACTTGAACGTCACCCGCTTCGCGTCGACCCAGCGCGGCATGAGCAGCACCTCCTCGTGCTCGACGTTCACGCACTCGACCGGGCCGATGCCTTCGGGGAACTCGAA
Proteins encoded in this window:
- a CDS encoding helicase HerA-like domain-containing protein, whose product is MGDDDAVAKAQAAAQAAAEAAQELQRQAQEAIRKAEEAAAAAQAAADAQAAAAQAAADVAADAARESAAPAPDTASAAGDSGTDATGASVPESPGPNAPLTAAEAGAVAAGYAFDGTALELGALVNGEADPAVQVRIPIAMTNRHGLVAGATGTGKTRTLQVLAEQLSAAGVAVFAADIKGDLSGLATSGEGSEKLLARTRGIGQDWTPASFPVEFFSLGGIGRGVPIRATVAGFGPLLLSKVLGLNDTQESSLGLVFHYAEDQGLALLDLADLRAVLQYLVSDEGKGELDALGGLSKATVGVILRELVAFAEAGADVFFGEPEIDTAEFLRVASDGRGIISLLEVPGVADRPALYSTFLMWLLADLFNDLPEVGDLDQPKLVFFFDEAHLLFADASKDFQAQIVRTVRLIRSKGVGVFFVTQTPKDVPADVLAQLGSRIQHQLRAFTPDDAKALRATVSTYPKSAYDLESVLTSLGTGEAVVTVMNENGAPSPVAWTRLRAPQALMSPTPDAQIDSAVAASPLQAKYGTPVDRESAGEILTAKLNAAAAAAKAAEDAKAKAAADAEYAKQQAAIEKQRAKEQKAAQAEYDRIMRETASKNRSRSTTRSTSRSGSGGAGSMLEQVLGSKATRDVLTSVVEGIFGTRRRR
- a CDS encoding sulfate/molybdate ABC transporter ATP-binding protein, translated to MTREPAASTAAAGGALDARLRLVRDGFDLEVAFAVGAGEVLALLGPNGAGKSTVLALLAGVLRPAAGRIELDGRTLAEASDRSSTFVRPERRRIGLLGQDPTLFPHLTALENVAFGPRAAGMPRRDATALAASWLARVGLDGLAHRRPAELSGGQRQRVAIARALAARPALLLLDEPFASLDVEVVPELRWMLREQLAASGTSAVVVSHDVIDAVVLADRTAVLERGRIVDTGPTREVLAAPRSPFTAALAGVNLVVGAAADGIVVAGEATFTGDAAEPLVEGASAAAVFRPSSVVVATRRPERTSLRNVWHDRVTAIEPSPGGGVRLRFGAPPVHADVTAAAVAELELAPGSEVWLAVKAAETSLHPLAPRR
- a CDS encoding ABC transporter permease, translating into MTRAGGRAGARVEPSPLGAIPPLLLVPAALAVVVLVLPLAALVARVDWSTLAADVTSPEAIDALRLSLVTGALATIGCLVVGVPLALVIARATPRVAGWLRALVTIPLVLPPMVGGIALLFLLGRTGLVGQWLDAGLGLRLPFTTAAVVIAQAFVALPFLVLAVEGTVRSAGTRYEQAAATLGAGRWTTFRRVTLPLAAPGLVAGTVLCFARALGEFGATALFAGNAAGTTRTMPLAIYTAFNGSGVGQGAAVALSLLLLVVAIVILVLVRGWRPGSVG
- the modA gene encoding molybdate ABC transporter substrate-binding protein, with protein sequence MNPNRLVRRAAGAGAALALLAALAGCASSSPTATSAAPEETSDAPALEGELTVYAAASLTAAFDELAAEFEAEHPGVDVLPIVYDGSSTLATQLVEGAPADVFASADERTMATVDDAGLLAADPELFATNTLRIVVPAGNPGGVAAIEDLANPDLQVVLCAPEVPCGAASHQLLDLDGVTLTPVSEEQNVTAVLTKVRAGEADAGLVYSTDAVAAGDEVETIVPANADEVVNRYPIAALAAAGNPDVAAAFVAFVLSDEGQALLAEYGFGAP
- a CDS encoding TOBE domain-containing protein encodes the protein MPQFRISEVAGLLGVSDDTVRRWVDQGVLAAEHDEHGRLVVDGADAARRAVDLASAAEDPSGVARSARNRFVGLVTRVQRDGVMAQVDIQAGPHRVVSLMSAEAVDDLALEVGSLAVAVVKATTVIVETPGGTP
- a CDS encoding SRPBCC domain-containing protein; translated protein: MNAETENTVEFEMTLYVAATPEQVWEAITGDAGNRAVMWGSVLRGDLLPGSRYEYVGPGQDGDETVHVYGDVLQADAPHVLQLTEHPGATYRENHADLVSRMTWRIEPAGDALTKLTFTSDEWSEGHPARIEAGEVWPHLLSSFKSYLETGRALPAPESEPVPESASA
- a CDS encoding helix-turn-helix domain-containing protein — translated: MSTQGGQYWRARAGAPRSRGVLVAGQGAPTVVEAAPGAPPTAEEPVRMPRIAPNEALAGLVRHYWIPRWRLPPGRAATQRVLEYPSANLVVEPGTTAAVHGPSIGLAERTLEGEGYAFGVALQPGVAPLLTGRPAREIVGAAVPVPGLDGLSRTVADAVDAGLDHAAVETFERWFAARDLRPSPDARLVRTVIAQAEDDRSIVRVEQLAAFAGVGVRRLERLVREQLGLTPRWLIRRYRLQEAATRLAASDPLDRAGTLADLAAELGYADQAHFTREFRTVIGVPPGRYLREATAGRMDA
- a CDS encoding aminoglycoside phosphotransferase family protein, with the translated sequence MSSVGPSSPGRRAEGALLAKWMLRHDGEPLTTASSRLIPVRTADGEPAMLKLAHVEEEERGAHLLAALDGHGAARVLRLEGAAALLERATGHGDLARLPAQGRDDKATRIMSRAAQRLHDASRLVFDASDPPELIDLRTWFRELFARADAQSALHRRGADLANALLDDGPEPSVLHGDVHHGNVLDFGARGWLLIDPKALVGDALFDFCNLLCNPSLEFALRPGRLERQFAVVVHSARLTVDDAARLGHWLVAWCALSSTWFEIADDPGRAAQVAAIGERAVAAGLG